A stretch of the Mycobacterium sp. ITM-2016-00317 genome encodes the following:
- a CDS encoding ethanolamine utilization protein, which yields MTSISAPPFLVTSGFWEKLPRMPLEQYPGTEGFIDDVYANPNGVPMSSGYFELRNTDAPLDYYYDYDEMKVVLEGEFRLENVDTGQVEIARAKDAIFFPKGSRILFSTPTRALAFYVGYRSFAP from the coding sequence ATGACGAGCATTTCTGCCCCGCCGTTTCTGGTGACATCCGGCTTCTGGGAGAAGCTTCCGCGGATGCCCCTCGAGCAGTATCCGGGCACCGAGGGGTTCATCGACGACGTCTACGCCAACCCCAACGGCGTGCCGATGTCCTCGGGCTACTTCGAACTGCGCAACACCGATGCACCGCTGGACTATTACTACGACTACGACGAGATGAAGGTCGTCCTCGAAGGCGAGTTCCGGCTGGAGAACGTCGACACCGGTCAGGTCGAGATCGCCAGGGCAAAGGACGCGATCTTCTTCCCGAAGGGGTCGCGCATCCTGTTCTCCACGCCGACTCGCGCGCTCGCGTTCTACGTCGGCTACCGGTCGTTCGCGCCCTGA